Proteins co-encoded in one Bacteroidales bacterium genomic window:
- a CDS encoding RluA family pseudouridine synthase, translated as MTKKANVSNDELPENQNIKIKTDDNDELEQEGGFYEHYNVTVDKGQSPLRVDKFLFSKIENASRNKIQAAAKASCILVNGNPVKSNYKVKPQDELSVLMPDPPRDTEVIPQDIPLNIVYEDDDILVVNKQTNLVVHPSYANYNGTLLNGLVYHLNKEGKGREPELVHRIDKNTTGLLLVAKNLEAQSFLAQQFYVHSIDRRYQALVWGDLENNSGTIVGNLSRDPKDRRIVIVCPDDQGQYAVTHYRVLERLGYVTLIECKLETGRTHQIRAHMQHIGHPLFGDPTYGGNEIVKGTTFSKYKQFVYNCFKILPRQALHAKTLGFIHPATNQFIQFDSELPQDMSEVIEKWRKYVGSGWRTGD; from the coding sequence ATGACTAAGAAAGCAAATGTTAGCAATGATGAACTGCCTGAGAATCAAAATATAAAAATCAAAACTGATGATAATGATGAATTGGAGCAGGAAGGTGGATTTTATGAGCATTACAATGTTACTGTTGACAAGGGGCAATCGCCGTTAAGAGTTGATAAGTTTTTATTTTCAAAAATAGAAAATGCCTCACGAAACAAGATACAAGCTGCGGCAAAGGCAAGTTGTATTTTAGTTAACGGTAATCCGGTCAAATCAAATTACAAAGTAAAACCGCAAGATGAACTTTCGGTACTTATGCCGGATCCTCCCAGAGATACTGAAGTTATTCCTCAAGATATACCTTTAAATATAGTTTATGAAGATGACGATATATTGGTTGTAAATAAACAGACCAATCTTGTTGTACACCCTTCTTATGCAAATTATAACGGCACATTGCTCAACGGATTAGTATATCATCTTAATAAAGAAGGAAAAGGAAGAGAACCGGAATTAGTACATCGTATAGATAAAAATACTACTGGTTTATTACTCGTTGCCAAAAATCTCGAAGCTCAAAGTTTTTTAGCACAGCAATTTTATGTACATTCTATAGATAGACGATATCAGGCACTTGTTTGGGGGGATCTGGAAAATAATAGCGGAACTATCGTAGGTAATTTGTCGCGAGATCCTAAAGATAGAAGAATAGTTATCGTTTGCCCTGATGATCAAGGTCAGTATGCAGTAACACATTATAGAGTTTTAGAACGTTTAGGTTATGTAACATTGATAGAATGCAAACTTGAAACGGGAAGAACCCATCAAATACGTGCACATATGCAACATATCGGACACCCATTGTTCGGAGACCCTACCTATGGCGGAAACGAAATAGTTAAAGGTACAACTTTCAGCAAATACAAACAATTTGTTTACAATTGCTTTAAGATATTGCCGAGGCAAGCTTTACATGCAAAAACTCTTGGCTTTATACATCCTGCTACCAACCAATTTATTCAATTTGATTCCGAGCTCCCTCAGGATATGTCGGAAGTTATTGAAAAGTGGAGGAAATATGTTGGAAGTGGCTGGAGAACGGGAGATTAG
- a CDS encoding C25 family cysteine peptidase, giving the protein MKKFLLSVTFALMCIYSFAQSNVIVLQSSKNGAKQECTKDSFESFQAVFSFEKIESIDVSTEKGAFTAINIEGTYPTGHEGTPQLPSFRQLIAIPQGATPKVVVKSYTEEEYNLTDYSWNKIYPYQPSVRKDMESEDIKFVYKEAAYSVKGYEEREVASVNEIGTMRNIRIGSLTVNPVIYDAGSNTIKVRNNIEVEVIFEGADKTATQSLFESTYSIYFETIYKQFFNKSVYDDYSDLYKTPVYMLVIANRMFEETLEPWISWKTKKGFYMDVNYTDEIGTTNTAIKALCEEKYNEGVANGKTPSFVVLVGDVAQVPASAVGSKTNRQTDLYYSTFDGDYFPDMYYSRMSAQTTQQLENIIEKILYYEQYQFEDPTYLDNVLLIAGADSYWNPRLAQPQMNYANEYYYNEEHGFAEIHKYLSSYTGCYDNLANVGFANYTAHCSETSWGTPSFTVSNVGSLTNENKYFVAMGNCCLAADFGYNECVGEAFIRGQKKGAVGYIGSSPNSYWGEDFHFTVGAYAGSLEVITTPTLENTSDGCYDFAFRDADFNCLSAMVFGGNLSVTHATNMNYTTHIGVEYYWQAYNVLGDGSLMPYWTQGDENVVSHMEIVPIGVDYYEISAVPGSYAAVSKDGVLYGAALVGESGTVQVPLNPPITSGGDVDIVVTRQQYIPYITTLTAAALEGPYIVTDSYKLDGDGVLSYGETAEMELTIKNVGGDPTSSVINVVLTNTDGLANVINGEVEYPSLAVGATATKSGFSFEASKDVDNGQNIYFTAEMTSGSHSWTSNVVVKAHKPVLNYKAFSWQGGFSAGETFDVAVQFINKGGYPVYNVEVDLITNNPDVTINTENVTIANVAVDGIGYAIFNITLSDNISETEGINFTTQASGDKGIINAEGEFTLENKCTLYFEMWDSAGDGWDGNGRISIRQNSVEVGSVKLASGGSGEAELSLPAGELDFVWIYGNSYDYENSFKIYDYSNTLIYQSSGTPTAGSFLLYENTCSSAGQGCESPTNLSAYVDETTVELTWEGEAQSYSILRDGIIIDEVNSTSYTDTNVEDGAHTYYVIAVYTNICSSMPAYCNVIIGDACASPNNLSYVLDNGVKLLWNAPTGLDVNGYNVYKDGVLIAEEIVELYYIDEDVFIGDTYLYKVTAVFDNCESIPVEIAVNYLSVSNHDNNIYVYPNPASDKVIVEGENISVIKIYNSIGQLITVERNAGLIDVSRFKNGIYIFNIETNSAKQVLRKVIINR; this is encoded by the coding sequence ATGAAGAAATTTTTATTATCAGTTACATTTGCGCTAATGTGTATATATTCATTTGCACAAAGTAATGTAATTGTATTACAATCGTCTAAAAACGGTGCAAAGCAAGAGTGTACTAAGGATAGTTTTGAAAGTTTTCAAGCTGTTTTTTCTTTCGAAAAAATCGAATCAATTGATGTTAGTACAGAAAAAGGTGCATTTACCGCAATTAATATCGAAGGTACTTACCCCACAGGACATGAGGGAACCCCGCAATTGCCTTCTTTCCGTCAACTTATTGCTATTCCTCAAGGTGCAACTCCTAAAGTAGTTGTTAAAAGCTATACAGAGGAAGAATATAATCTTACGGATTACAGTTGGAATAAAATATATCCATATCAACCGTCTGTTAGAAAAGATATGGAGTCGGAAGATATTAAATTCGTTTATAAAGAAGCGGCATATTCCGTAAAAGGTTATGAAGAAAGAGAAGTAGCTTCAGTAAATGAAATCGGAACAATGCGTAACATCAGAATAGGATCATTAACTGTTAATCCAGTTATTTACGATGCTGGCTCAAACACTATTAAAGTTAGAAATAATATAGAGGTTGAAGTAATATTCGAAGGTGCCGATAAAACAGCTACACAAAGTTTGTTCGAATCAACTTATAGTATTTATTTTGAAACTATATATAAACAATTTTTCAATAAAAGTGTATATGATGATTATTCCGATCTCTATAAAACACCTGTATATATGTTAGTTATTGCTAACAGAATGTTCGAAGAAACATTGGAACCTTGGATATCTTGGAAAACTAAAAAAGGTTTCTATATGGATGTTAATTATACTGATGAAATCGGAACAACGAATACTGCCATTAAAGCACTTTGTGAAGAAAAATATAACGAAGGAGTTGCAAATGGAAAAACTCCATCATTTGTTGTTTTAGTTGGTGACGTAGCACAAGTTCCCGCCAGTGCTGTAGGTAGTAAAACAAATAGACAAACAGATTTATATTATTCTACTTTTGATGGCGATTATTTCCCTGATATGTACTATAGCCGTATGTCGGCACAAACCACACAACAATTAGAGAATATAATTGAAAAGATATTATATTATGAACAATATCAATTCGAAGACCCTACTTATTTGGATAATGTATTATTAATAGCCGGTGCAGATAGTTATTGGAATCCTCGTTTGGCTCAACCTCAAATGAACTATGCTAATGAATATTATTATAATGAAGAACACGGCTTTGCAGAAATACATAAATATTTGAGCTCTTATACAGGATGTTATGATAATCTTGCAAATGTAGGTTTTGCAAACTATACAGCACATTGTAGTGAAACATCATGGGGAACACCTTCGTTTACAGTAAGTAATGTTGGAAGTTTAACTAATGAAAATAAATATTTTGTTGCAATGGGTAACTGTTGTCTTGCAGCCGATTTTGGTTATAATGAATGTGTAGGAGAGGCTTTTATTAGAGGACAGAAAAAAGGTGCTGTAGGTTATATAGGCTCTTCTCCAAATAGTTACTGGGGAGAAGATTTCCATTTTACTGTCGGTGCATATGCAGGTTCTTTGGAAGTAATAACTACTCCTACTTTGGAAAATACTTCCGATGGTTGTTATGATTTTGCTTTCAGAGATGCTGACTTTAACTGTTTGAGTGCCATGGTTTTCGGTGGAAATCTATCCGTTACCCATGCAACCAATATGAATTATACTACGCATATAGGTGTTGAATATTATTGGCAAGCTTATAATGTATTAGGTGACGGCTCGTTGATGCCATATTGGACACAAGGAGATGAAAATGTAGTTTCCCACATGGAAATAGTTCCGATAGGAGTGGACTACTATGAAATTTCAGCTGTTCCGGGATCTTATGCAGCGGTTTCTAAAGATGGCGTTTTATATGGCGCTGCCTTGGTTGGAGAAAGCGGAACGGTACAAGTGCCCTTAAATCCTCCTATAACCTCAGGCGGGGATGTAGATATTGTAGTTACTCGTCAGCAATATATTCCTTATATCACTACACTTACCGCAGCTGCTTTAGAGGGCCCATACATAGTTACAGATTCTTATAAACTCGATGGTGATGGTGTCTTGAGTTATGGAGAAACCGCTGAGATGGAATTGACTATAAAGAATGTAGGTGGTGATCCTACTTCTTCGGTAATTAATGTAGTTCTTACCAACACTGACGGATTAGCTAATGTTATTAATGGTGAGGTTGAATATCCTTCTTTAGCTGTCGGCGCTACCGCAACAAAATCAGGATTTAGTTTTGAAGCTTCAAAAGATGTTGATAACGGTCAAAATATATATTTTACGGCAGAAATGACTTCCGGAAGTCATTCATGGACAAGTAATGTTGTTGTAAAAGCTCATAAACCCGTATTAAATTACAAAGCATTCTCTTGGCAAGGCGGATTCTCTGCTGGCGAAACATTTGATGTTGCAGTACAATTTATAAATAAAGGTGGTTATCCCGTATATAATGTTGAAGTTGATTTAATTACCAATAATCCGGATGTTACAATCAATACGGAAAATGTAACAATAGCAAATGTTGCAGTTGACGGAATAGGTTATGCTATCTTCAATATTACATTATCGGATAATATATCTGAAACAGAAGGAATTAATTTTACAACCCAAGCATCCGGAGATAAAGGAATAATTAATGCCGAAGGTGAATTTACCCTGGAAAATAAATGTACACTTTATTTCGAAATGTGGGATTCTGCCGGTGACGGTTGGGATGGTAACGGTCGTATCAGCATAAGACAAAATAGCGTTGAAGTAGGTTCTGTAAAACTTGCTTCGGGAGGTTCTGGAGAGGCAGAATTATCTCTTCCTGCAGGTGAATTGGATTTTGTTTGGATATATGGAAACAGTTATGATTATGAAAATTCATTTAAAATTTATGATTATAGCAATACATTAATTTACCAATCTTCCGGTACTCCAACAGCCGGCTCATTCTTATTATATGAAAATACCTGTAGTTCAGCAGGTCAAGGTTGTGAATCTCCGACAAATTTGTCTGCTTATGTTGATGAAACAACAGTTGAGTTGACATGGGAAGGAGAAGCACAAAGTTATTCTATCTTAAGGGATGGTATTATTATAGATGAAGTTAACTCAACTTCTTATACCGATACTAATGTTGAAGATGGAGCTCATACTTATTATGTTATTGCTGTGTATACTAATATTTGTTCTTCAATGCCGGCTTACTGTAATGTAATAATAGGAGATGCTTGTGCAAGTCCGAATAACTTATCATATGTACTGGATAATGGCGTGAAATTGCTGTGGAATGCTCCTACTGGCCTTGATGTAAATGGTTATAATGTTTATAAAGATGGTGTGTTAATTGCCGAAGAAATTGTAGAATTATATTATATAGACGAAGATGTTTTTATAGGAGATACCTATTTATATAAGGTAACTGCCGTATTTGATAATTGCGAGTCAATTCCTGTTGAGATAGCGGTTAATTACTTAAGTGTATCAAACCACGATAATAATATCTATGTATATCCTAATCCGGCATCTGATAAAGTAATTGTTGAAGGTGAAAATATATCTGTTATTAAAATTTACAATAGTATAGGACAGTTGATTACAGTTGAGAGAAATGCCGGTTTAATAGATGTATCCAGATTTAAAAATGGTATTTATATATTTAATATAGAGACTAATAGTGCTAAACAGGTTTTAAGAAAGGTCATCATAAACCGTTAA
- a CDS encoding choice-of-anchor J domain-containing protein → MKKLFTVFISFMLILNLGNLSAQTGKNMPQSQTKRAVVSDISNGLRPMANAEDLVKGPTSDVYLTQESNGNVYKSTVSNPFPGTQIGSAGRSIQCTEYVNGTIYAIDYSSGNRLGTINMSTGAWTSISSTSIDGVSLCFNPNDGLTYATGWDDNHTSAPFGTVNLSTGAFTQIGTLAGTVYMAIDNDGVAYGVYNTQNVFGTFNLSTGAFTQIGTLPFTVAYISNLSVDRETNEIYWAAKSSSADPTFYKIDKATGALTQVATAPGYNPESMCIITEVGEMCDPITNLNVNVSGSNVALTWTAAPGSPTGYEILFNGTTLTTVTATSYTHTNVPDGSHSYCVKALFSGSCIPSSVCTDNVMVGDMCYINFEMFDDYGDGWNGSTITVSVDGTSYGTVTLGSGTYGTQSVLIPAGDVSFTWYSGSSWDYEIWFTVTDAWDIEIYSCGLGDAPANGVFHTYTNTCTAPETATITGTITKNTGGAAIESASVAYTGGPVPSTEYTDASGNYSIDAIVGYSYNVTISANGYNTITETYTPVSGGATKNYQMTAPSISVAPTEVDETTSYMVDAHATVTITNGGDGPLTWSFVPEYQDKAEETVSYLLMDQDIYSAPLNDINSATYIASGSSFPGFMGVGDYFEGVWYLSNVEAAGIYKVDPTNGAVSQVCTPSVLVNGMCAYAGEMYVINSASQTIYTLNLTTGATTQVCAVTGMYAGGLVSGMAIDNSGRCFVLVLNDETIYEVNLSTGVATPAVVATFNANYGQDIAIDREDNQVYWAAFNATSGQGELYKVNVDEGTLTLLGSSSAQLNALAIPTTSGWLSAEPASGEIAAGGTQTVEFTMDGWWAEEGTFYADAIFKSSNPNVGEAIVDVTFTIAAPDCDAPTNLVATVEDYNNVRLSWTAPDGGKGGSKEVILSEDFEGFPTGTSGLPSGWLNIDADGDGNAWLGFKNSGSPSVIPGHSGTGFMSSASYLSAALHPDNWLITHQITIGDNSEVKYWVNAQDAAYPAEHYAIYISTTGTNISNFTLLFEETLTAKSSSGYAEDIYTKDIIANKGIRGTNDQGTWYERTIDLSAYSGAVYLAWRHFDCSDEFRINLDDITVTSEEVVPPPEGLTGYNIYYGNDMTPFATVGPTVTNYTDENVAPAGNYCYKVRAVYEDDCISLPTNEACADVTVKKRTVTGTVKNSLNNANIAGANVRFDATNTTNTLANGSYTIDVPLGTYSVVFSAEGYTSYTETGFVVDDNEVLNVTLDPADCNPVTDVAGIHNNVTDRVTLSWTPSGKGSKAAWDRVDYFTTNASGEQGVATDGNYIYTAFWNTAGQFGKYQMDGTFIETFTISGASGIRDLTYDGTYFYGGGGSTTMNVLDFENKVLVSNITTPLNVRHCTYDPNYDEFWVGDWATLARVSKQGSIQANGPTVSSVYGSGYDNVTDGGPYLLLFSQDVDPGNTCQIVVYQYKIGNNSYNTTPIAVLNDLPGLTYVPGAQGNSIAGGAYVAEYNGKVCFFGNVQQSPNVIGIYELGEVPAVIRYDIYREGSLIGTAEPTESEYIDNVASLASGTYEYCVVAVCEEGFESDEACADVIINKSGIDSYSNIKLYPNPANTVVNIEGESIANITVYNSIGQLVAKYENTNVINVSSYSNGVYFINITTFNGTVEKHKVVVAH, encoded by the coding sequence ATGAAAAAATTGTTTACTGTTTTTATCAGTTTTATGCTGATATTAAATCTTGGCAATCTTTCTGCGCAAACGGGAAAGAATATGCCGCAGTCTCAGACGAAGAGAGCTGTTGTCTCAGATATTTCAAATGGATTGAGACCAATGGCAAATGCTGAGGACCTTGTTAAAGGTCCAACTAGTGATGTTTACTTAACACAAGAAAGTAATGGTAACGTTTACAAATCTACTGTGAGCAATCCGTTCCCAGGAACACAAATCGGTTCAGCCGGTAGATCAATCCAATGTACTGAATACGTAAACGGAACGATTTATGCAATTGATTATTCTAGTGGTAATAGGTTAGGTACAATCAATATGAGTACCGGTGCTTGGACTTCAATTTCAAGTACAAGTATTGATGGCGTTAGTTTATGTTTTAACCCAAATGACGGGCTAACTTATGCTACCGGATGGGATGATAACCATACAAGTGCACCATTTGGTACTGTTAATCTTTCTACAGGTGCATTTACTCAAATTGGCACTCTTGCAGGTACTGTTTATATGGCAATAGATAACGATGGTGTTGCTTATGGCGTATATAATACGCAAAATGTATTTGGAACATTTAACTTGTCTACAGGTGCATTTACTCAAATTGGAACACTTCCGTTTACTGTTGCCTATATTAGTAATCTAAGTGTAGATCGTGAAACTAACGAAATTTACTGGGCGGCTAAATCATCGTCAGCTGATCCTACTTTTTATAAAATAGATAAAGCTACCGGAGCTCTTACACAAGTTGCTACTGCACCGGGATATAATCCTGAATCAATGTGTATTATTACTGAAGTTGGTGAAATGTGTGATCCTATAACAAATCTTAACGTTAATGTTTCCGGTAGTAATGTTGCATTGACATGGACAGCAGCTCCAGGTTCTCCTACAGGTTATGAAATACTTTTTAACGGAACAACATTAACTACTGTTACAGCTACATCTTATACACATACTAACGTACCGGATGGATCACATTCATATTGTGTTAAAGCATTATTCAGTGGTAGTTGCATCCCCTCAAGTGTTTGTACCGACAATGTAATGGTTGGTGATATGTGTTATATTAATTTTGAAATGTTTGATGATTACGGAGATGGTTGGAACGGATCTACCATTACTGTTAGTGTTGACGGTACTTCTTATGGTACGGTTACACTTGGAAGTGGAACCTATGGAACACAATCAGTGTTGATTCCTGCTGGAGACGTATCATTTACATGGTATTCTGGAAGTTCATGGGATTATGAAATTTGGTTTACAGTTACCGATGCTTGGGATATTGAAATTTATAGTTGTGGGTTGGGTGATGCACCTGCTAATGGAGTTTTCCATACCTATACTAATACTTGTACTGCTCCGGAAACTGCTACAATTACTGGTACAATCACAAAGAATACCGGCGGTGCTGCTATTGAAAGTGCATCGGTTGCATATACAGGCGGTCCGGTTCCTTCAACAGAATACACAGATGCATCAGGAAATTATTCTATTGATGCTATAGTAGGATATAGTTATAATGTTACAATTTCTGCTAACGGTTATAATACAATAACAGAAACTTATACTCCTGTTTCCGGTGGAGCAACTAAAAACTATCAAATGACAGCTCCTTCTATTTCCGTTGCACCAACTGAAGTAGATGAAACTACATCTTATATGGTTGATGCTCACGCAACTGTAACTATTACTAATGGTGGTGATGGTCCGTTAACATGGTCTTTTGTCCCTGAATATCAAGACAAAGCCGAAGAAACTGTTTCTTATTTGCTTATGGACCAAGATATATATTCTGCTCCATTAAATGATATAAATAGTGCTACTTATATTGCCTCAGGCTCATCATTCCCTGGCTTTATGGGTGTTGGCGACTATTTTGAAGGTGTATGGTATCTGTCTAATGTTGAGGCCGCTGGTATCTATAAAGTTGACCCTACAAACGGTGCAGTTTCACAAGTATGTACTCCATCTGTTCTTGTTAATGGTATGTGTGCTTATGCAGGCGAAATGTATGTTATTAATTCTGCTTCACAAACAATTTATACACTTAACCTTACAACGGGTGCTACGACACAAGTTTGTGCTGTAACAGGTATGTATGCAGGCGGTTTGGTTAGCGGTATGGCTATTGATAATAGTGGACGTTGCTTTGTACTTGTATTAAACGACGAAACTATTTACGAAGTTAACCTTTCAACAGGTGTAGCTACCCCTGCAGTTGTTGCTACGTTTAATGCTAATTACGGACAAGATATCGCTATTGATCGTGAAGACAACCAAGTTTATTGGGCTGCATTTAATGCTACTTCAGGTCAAGGTGAATTGTATAAAGTAAATGTTGATGAAGGTACTTTAACATTATTAGGTTCTTCAAGTGCTCAACTTAATGCTCTTGCAATTCCTACAACTTCTGGTTGGTTAAGTGCGGAACCTGCAAGTGGTGAAATAGCTGCCGGCGGTACGCAAACCGTTGAATTTACAATGGACGGCTGGTGGGCAGAAGAAGGCACTTTCTATGCTGATGCTATCTTTAAGTCAAGTAATCCTAATGTTGGGGAAGCTATTGTAGATGTTACTTTCACAATTGCTGCTCCTGATTGCGATGCTCCAACTAACTTAGTTGCTACTGTAGAAGATTATAATAATGTACGTTTATCATGGACAGCCCCTGACGGTGGTAAAGGCGGTTCTAAAGAAGTTATCCTTTCTGAAGATTTTGAAGGATTCCCAACAGGAACGAGCGGACTTCCAAGTGGTTGGTTAAACATTGATGCAGATGGAGATGGTAACGCATGGCTTGGATTTAAAAATTCAGGAAGTCCTAGTGTTATTCCTGGACATTCAGGAACCGGATTTATGTCTTCTGCGTCCTATTTATCAGCGGCTTTACATCCTGATAATTGGCTTATCACACATCAAATTACAATCGGTGATAATAGTGAAGTTAAATATTGGGTAAATGCTCAAGATGCTGCTTATCCAGCTGAACACTATGCTATTTATATCTCTACCACAGGAACAAATATTAGTAATTTTACTTTGTTGTTTGAAGAAACTCTAACGGCTAAATCTTCTTCGGGTTATGCAGAAGATATATATACTAAAGACATAATAGCAAATAAAGGTATTAGAGGAACTAACGACCAAGGTACATGGTACGAACGTACTATAGATTTGTCTGCTTATTCAGGAGCTGTTTATTTGGCATGGCGTCACTTTGATTGCTCTGATGAGTTTAGAATAAATCTCGATGATATTACAGTTACTAGCGAAGAAGTAGTTCCCCCTCCAGAAGGTTTAACTGGCTATAATATCTACTACGGTAATGATATGACCCCATTTGCTACAGTTGGTCCTACAGTTACAAATTATACTGATGAAAATGTAGCTCCTGCCGGAAATTATTGCTACAAAGTAAGAGCAGTTTATGAAGATGATTGTATTTCTTTACCGACTAATGAAGCATGTGCTGATGTTACTGTTAAGAAAAGAACCGTAACAGGAACTGTGAAGAATTCTTTAAATAATGCCAATATAGCTGGTGCTAACGTACGTTTTGATGCAACTAATACAACAAATACATTAGCCAACGGTTCTTATACAATAGATGTTCCGTTAGGTACTTATAGTGTTGTATTCTCTGCTGAAGGATATACTTCTTATACGGAAACAGGTTTTGTTGTAGATGATAATGAAGTTTTAAATGTAACTTTAGACCCTGCTGATTGTAATCCGGTAACAGATGTTGCAGGGATACATAATAATGTTACAGATAGAGTTACTTTAAGTTGGACTCCATCAGGAAAAGGTTCAAAAGCCGCATGGGACAGAGTTGATTACTTTACTACAAACGCTAGTGGTGAACAAGGTGTTGCTACTGACGGAAATTATATCTACACTGCATTCTGGAATACTGCTGGTCAGTTTGGAAAATATCAAATGGATGGAACTTTCATTGAAACATTTACAATATCTGGAGCTTCCGGTATTCGTGACTTAACTTACGATGGTACATATTTTTATGGTGGTGGTGGTAGCACAACCATGAATGTTCTTGATTTTGAGAATAAAGTGTTAGTTTCTAATATAACAACTCCACTTAATGTTCGTCATTGTACTTATGATCCTAATTATGATGAATTTTGGGTAGGAGACTGGGCAACCTTAGCACGTGTTAGTAAACAAGGTTCTATACAAGCTAATGGTCCTACAGTTTCTTCGGTTTATGGTAGTGGTTATGACAATGTTACCGATGGAGGACCATATTTATTATTATTCTCTCAAGATGTGGACCCAGGTAATACATGTCAGATAGTTGTTTATCAATATAAAATAGGTAACAATTCATATAACACAACCCCGATTGCTGTTCTTAATGACTTACCTGGTTTAACTTATGTGCCGGGAGCACAAGGTAACAGTATTGCTGGTGGTGCTTACGTTGCGGAATATAATGGTAAAGTATGTTTCTTCGGTAATGTACAACAATCACCAAATGTTATAGGTATATATGAATTAGGAGAAGTACCTGCGGTAATAAGATACGATATCTATCGCGAAGGTAGTTTAATAGGAACTGCTGAGCCTACTGAGTCTGAATATATTGACAATGTTGCTTCATTGGCAAGTGGAACATACGAATATTGTGTTGTTGCTGTTTGTGAAGAAGGATTTGAGTCTGATGAAGCGTGTGCTGATGTTATTATCAATAAATCGGGTATAGATTCTTATTCAAATATTAAACTTTATCCGAATCCGGCAAATACCGTTGTTAATATAGAAGGCGAAAGTATTGCTAACATTACTGTTTATAACAGCATCGGACAACTTGTTGCTAAATATGAAAATACAAATGTTATTAATGTTTCTTCATATAGCAATGGTGTTTATTTCATAAATATAACAACATTTAATGGTACTGTTGAAAAACATAAAGTTGTTGTAGCTCACTAA